From the genome of Neomonachus schauinslandi chromosome 5, ASM220157v2, whole genome shotgun sequence, one region includes:
- the PRPF40B gene encoding pre-mRNA-processing factor 40 homolog B isoform X1 encodes MPPPGIPPPFPPMGLPPMSQRPPAIPPMPPGIMPPMLPPMGAPPPLTQIPGMVPPMLPGMLMPAVPVTAATAPGADTASSAVAGTGPPRALWSEHVAPDGRIYYYNADDKQSVWEKPSVLKSKAELLLSQCPWKEYKSDTGKPYYYNNQSKESRWTRPKDLDDLEALVKQEAAGKQPQPQILQPQPPQPQPEPPPGPPGPTPMPLGLLEPEPGGSEDCDTSEAAQPVEQGFLQQPEEGPSSAAAQRQPPQQEEEESKPEPERSGLSWSNREKAKQAFKELLRDKAVPSNASWEQAMKMVVTDPRYSALPKLSEKKQAFNAYKAQREKEEKEEARLRAKEAKQTLQHFLEQHERMTSTTRYRRAEQTFGELEVWAVVPERDRKEVYDDVLFFLAKKEKEQAKQLRRRNIQALKSILDGMSSVNFQTTWSQAQQYLMDNPSFAQDHQLQNMDKEDALICFEEHIRALEREEEEERERARLRERRQQRKNREAFQTFLDELHETGQLHSMSTWMELYPAVSTDVRFANMLGQPGSTPLDLFKFYVEELKARFHDEKKIIKDILKDRGFCVEVNTAFEDFAHVISFDKRAAALDAGNIKLTFNSLLEKAEAREREREKEEARRMRRREAAFRSMLRQAVPALELGTAWEEVRERFVCDSAFEQITLESERIRLFREFLQVLETECQHLHTKGRKHGRKGKKHHRKRSHSPSGSESEEEELPPPPLRPPKRRRRNPSESGSEPSSSLDSVESGGAALGGRGSPSSRLLLGSDHGLRKAKKPKKKTKKRRHKSNSPESETDPEEKAGKESDEKEPEQDKDRELRRAELPNRSPGFGIKKEKTGWDTSESELSEGELERRRRTLLQQLDDHQ; translated from the exons ATGCCCCCTCCAGGAATCCCCCCGCCCTTTCCTCCGATGGGACTACCCCCCATGAGTCAGAGACCACCGGCCATCCCCCCGATGCCACCTGGCATCATGCCCCCAATGCTGCCACCAATGGGGGCGCCACCGCCACTCACGCAG ATACCGGGAATGGTACCGCCCATGCTGCCAGGGATGTTAATGCCAGCAGTGCCTGTCACCGCCGCG ACGGCTCCGGGTGCGGACACAGCCAGCT CTGCTGTGGCTGGGACAGGCCCTCCG agggCCCTGTGGAGTGAGCATGTGGCCCCTGATGGGCGCATCTACTACTACAATGCTGACGACAAGCAATCCGTGTGGGAGAAGCCCAGCGTGCTCAAGTCCAAGGCAGAG TTGCTGCTGTCCCAGTGTCCCTGGAAAGAGTACAAGTCAGACACGGGCAAACCTTACTACTATAACAACCAGAGTAAGGAGTCTCGCTGGACCCGGCCCAAGGACCTGGATGAcctggagg CTCTAGTCAAACAAGAGGCTGCAGG gaagcagccccagccccagataCTGCAGCCGCAGCCACCTCAGCCCCAGCCTGAACCCCCGCCCGGGCCGCctggccccacccccatgcccctgGGCCTTCTAGAGCCTGAGCCAGGTGGGAGTGAAGATTGTGATACGTCCGAGGCTGCCCAGCCTGTGGAGCAGGGGTTTCTGCAGCAGCCGGAGGAGGGCCCCAGCAG CGCTGCTGCACAGCGTCAGCCACcacagcaggaggaagaggaatcaAAGCCAGAACCAGAGAGGTCTGGCCTCAGTTGGAGCAACCGGGAGAAGGCAAAGCAGGCCTTCAAGGAGCTGCTGAGGGACaag GCTGTCCCCTCCAATGCCTCGTGGGAACAGGCCATGAAGATGGTGGTCACCGACCCCCGTTACAG TGCCTTGCCCAAACTGAGTGAGAAAAAGCAGGCATTCAATGCCTACAAGGCGCAgcgggagaaggaggagaaggaagaggcccGGCTAAGGGCCAAGGAGGCCAAGCAGACCTTGCAGCATTTCCTGGAGCAGCACGAACGCATGACCTCTACCACCCGCTACCG GCGGGCAGAACAGACCTTTGGGGAGCTGGAGGTGTGGGCTGTGGTCCCTGAGAGGGATCGAAAAGAGGTTTATGATGATGTTCTCTTCTTCCTGGCCAAGAAGGAGAAG GAACAGGCCAAGCAGCTCCGGCGCCGCAACATCCAGGCCCTGAAGAGCATCCTGGATGGGATGAGTAGTGTCAACTTCCAAACTACATGGTCCCAGGCTCAGCAGTACCTCATGGATAACCCCAGCTTTGCTCAGGACCACCAGCTGCAGA ACATGGACAAGGAAGATGCACTGATCTGCTTCGAGGAGCATATCCGAGctttggagagggaggaggaggaggagcgggagCGGGCCCGCCTGCGGGAGCGGCGTCAGCAACGCAAGAACCGGGAGGCCTTCCAG ACCTTCCTGGACGAGCTGCACGAGACAGGGCAGCTGCACTCTATGTCCACCTGGATGGAGCTGTACCCAGCGGTCAGCACTGATGTCCGCTTTGCCAACATGCTGGGCCAGCCGG GCTCCACCCCTCTGGACTTGTTCAAGTTCTATGTGGAGGAGTTGAAGGCACGATTCCATGATGAGAAGAAGATCATTAAGGACATCCTTAAG GACCGGGGCTTCTGCGTGGAGGTGAACACAGCCTTTGAGGACTTCGCCCACGTCATAAGCTTTGACAAGAGGGCGGCTGCGCTGGACGCAGGCAACATCAAGCTGACCTTCAATAGT CTGCTGGAGAAAGCAGAGGCGCGGGAGCGAGAGCGGGAGAAGGAGGAGGCGCGAAGGATGCGGCGCAGGGAAGCTGCCTTCCGAAGCATGCTGAGGCAGGCCGTGCCTGCCCTGGAGCTGGGCACTGCCTGGGAAGAG GTCCGTGAGCGCTTTGTGTGCGACTCAGCCTTTGAGCAGATCACCCTGGAGTCGGAGCGGATCCGGCTCTTCCGGGAGTTCCTGCAGGTACTGGAG aCTGAATGCCAGCACCTCCACACCAAAGGCCGAAAACACGGCAGAAAGGGCAAGAAGCACCATCGAAAGCGTTCCCACTCGCCCTCA GGCTCTGAGTCGGAAGAAGAGGAGTTGCCCCCGCCGCCTCTCCGACCCCCCAAGCGGAGAAGGCGGAACCCCTCAGAGTCAGGCTCTGAGCCCTCTTCCTCCCTTGATTCGGTTGAAAGTGGGGGTGCTGCCCTTGGAGGACGGGGCTCCCCATCTTCTCGCCTTCTCCTTGGATCAG ATCATGGCCTTCGGAAAGccaagaaaccaaaaaagaaaactaagaagagaagacacaagtCG AACAGTCCTGAGAGCGAGACAGATCCTGAGGAGAAAGCCGGCAAGGAGAGTGATGAGAAAGAACCAGAACAGGACAAGGACAGGGAGCTCCGGCGGGCAGAACTCCCAAACCGCTCCCCAGGTTTTGGAATCAAGAAGGAGAAG